The following are from one region of the Cervus canadensis isolate Bull #8, Minnesota chromosome 23, ASM1932006v1, whole genome shotgun sequence genome:
- the C23H18orf32 gene encoding UPF0729 protein C18orf32 homolog isoform X1 codes for MRSSATAAFENILAVTVKQASIQVVSRSQRRHPPGPASWVSLGDGAPGKASSSTSPTGSNEGCSRAGSRPRPQRATRYVQRVVRLTQARLCRPLLRYHWLGSARPRDPPSGSVDTVPET; via the coding sequence ATGAGGAGCTCAGCCACAGCTGCATTCGAAAACATCCTAGCCGTCACTGTGAAGCAAGCTTCCATACAGGTGGTGAGCCGCTCGCAAAGGCGCCATCCTCCGGGCCCAGCGTCGTGGGTGTCGCTCGGCGACGGAGCACCTGGGAAAGCGAGTTCTTCCACCTCGCCTACAGGCTCGAATGAGGGCTGCAGCCGCGCCGGAAGTCGTCCACGCCCCCAGCGGGCGACCCGTTACGTCCAGCGCGTCGTCAGGCTGACGCAGGCGCGCCTTTGTCGGCCCCTCCTGCGGTACCATTGGCTCGGCTCGGCGCGTCCCCGCGACCCTCCTTCCGGAAGCGTGGATACTGTTCCTGAGACTTGA
- the LOC122425588 gene encoding 60S ribosomal protein L17-like: MVRYSLDPENPTKSCKSRGSNLRVHFKNTRETAQAIKGMHIRKATKYLKDVTLKKQCVPFRRYNGGVGRCAQAKQWGWTQGRWPKKSAEFLLHMLKNAESNAELKVPTL; encoded by the exons ATGGTGCGCTATTCACtcgacccagaaaaccccacaaaat catgcaaatcaagaggttcaaatcttCGTGTTCACTTTAAG AACACTCGTGAGACTGCCCAGGCCATAAAGGGTATGCATATCCGAAAAGCCACCAAGTATCTGaaggatgtcactttaaagaagcaatgtgtGCCATTCCGTCGTTACAATGGTGGAGTTGGTAGGTGTGCACAG gccaaacagtggggctggacACAGGGTCGGTGGCccaaaaagagtgctgaatttttactacacatgctcaaaaatgcagagagtaatgcTGAACTTAAGGTACCCACACTATAA